A portion of the Terriglobales bacterium genome contains these proteins:
- the galE gene encoding UDP-glucose 4-epimerase GalE, translating into MKTLVTGGAGYIGATTVQALLDAGHEVRVFDNLSKGNADAIPPTVTLIRGDVGNREHIEPVLRDYRPEAVLHFAASIEAGESMKVPEKYFRNNSAATLTLLEAMLSAGIGKFIFSSTAALYGEPKRIPIQEDDELRPTNAYGESKLLVERMLAWFHRIHGLRYASLRYFNASGSNGRSGERHDPESHLIPIVLQAATGLRDSVSIFGTDYPTKDGTCIRDYIHVSDLADAHVLALEALDQRDKLIYNLGAGAGFSVREVIDSAKRVTGKPIKAVEKSCRPGDPAVLVASSERIRRELKWNPKYPGLDEIIASAWEWMQTHPQLYAEPAGARRS; encoded by the coding sequence ATGAAGACGCTCGTCACTGGCGGCGCTGGATACATCGGAGCGACCACCGTTCAAGCGTTGCTCGATGCCGGACATGAAGTGCGAGTTTTCGACAACCTGAGCAAAGGCAACGCTGATGCTATTCCTCCGACGGTCACGCTGATCAGAGGAGACGTTGGAAATCGCGAGCACATCGAACCTGTTCTCCGCGACTACCGCCCGGAGGCCGTTCTGCATTTTGCGGCGTCGATCGAGGCCGGCGAGTCGATGAAGGTTCCAGAAAAGTACTTCCGCAACAACTCGGCTGCTACGCTTACGCTGCTGGAGGCCATGCTCAGCGCGGGAATCGGGAAATTCATCTTTTCTTCGACAGCGGCGCTCTATGGCGAACCCAAGCGAATCCCGATTCAGGAAGACGATGAGCTGAGGCCGACGAACGCGTACGGAGAATCGAAACTGCTGGTCGAACGCATGCTGGCTTGGTTTCATCGCATTCATGGACTCCGATATGCCAGTCTTCGTTATTTCAATGCCTCCGGATCGAATGGCCGTTCCGGCGAGCGCCATGATCCCGAGTCGCACTTGATTCCGATTGTGCTGCAGGCCGCAACCGGCTTGCGCGATTCTGTTTCGATTTTTGGGACTGACTATCCGACAAAAGATGGCACGTGCATTCGCGACTACATCCATGTAAGCGACTTGGCCGACGCGCACGTACTGGCGCTCGAAGCATTGGATCAGCGCGATAAGCTCATCTACAACCTGGGTGCCGGAGCGGGATTCAGCGTTCGCGAGGTGATCGACTCGGCAAAGAGAGTGACAGGGAAGCCCATCAAGGCAGTAGAAAAGAGTTGCAGACCGGGAGACCCTGCAGTCCTGGTAGCAAGCTCGGAACGCATCCGCAGGGAACTGAAATGGAATCCGAAGTACCCGGGTTTGGACGAGATCATAGCCAGCGCCTGGGAATGGATGCAGACACATCCACAACTTTACGCCGAACCAGCCGGCGCACGCCGCTCCTGA